Proteins from a single region of Aerococcus viridans:
- a CDS encoding LURP-one-related/scramblase family protein: protein MKLYMKNQLLSLKRDFNLKNEDGDPVYKIKNKWLSIGQQFRIIDLAQDKEVAQVKEQIIDLMPTVDVYDENNDKVAEIRKKISLFRDNYKVTSLDWDVKGNILDFDFRITDENGDRIARIDRKLISIRDTFVIDIEDHVPADVVPIILGVVMAIDLVVEREED, encoded by the coding sequence ATGAAATTATATATGAAAAACCAATTACTATCGTTGAAACGTGACTTTAATCTGAAGAATGAAGATGGCGATCCTGTTTATAAAATCAAGAATAAATGGCTATCAATTGGCCAACAATTTCGCATTATTGACCTAGCCCAGGATAAAGAAGTGGCACAAGTTAAAGAGCAAATCATTGATTTGATGCCAACGGTCGATGTGTATGATGAAAATAATGACAAGGTAGCTGAAATCCGCAAGAAGATTTCTTTATTTAGAGATAACTACAAGGTAACGTCCTTGGATTGGGATGTGAAGGGGAATATCCTTGATTTTGATTTCCGTATCACGGATGAAAATGGCGACCGGATTGCCCGCATCGACCGCAAGTTGATTTCAATTCGCGATACTTTTGTGATTGATATTGAAGACCATGTGCCAGCTGATGTGGTGCCAATTATTTTAGGTGTGGTGATGGCGATTGACTTAGTAGTTGAGCGCGAAGAAGATTAA